In Natrinema amylolyticum, the following are encoded in one genomic region:
- a CDS encoding rhomboid family intramembrane serine protease, whose translation MAKCDVCGKDENMPYNCRHCGGTYCADHRLPENHDCSGLQNWNDPQGVFDSGFDDGVNSGGSTSRASSLADKVPIDTGPGGPLAYFRGNATYTFLALMWLTFIAQFLVRAVFGIEMAQTLFVLRPYYPEYVWTWVTSIFAHGGLYHIAGNSIVIFFFGPLVERYVGSRKFAILFLVSGVLAGLGQIGIQILQTSAVTPFTPGVVGASGAALAIMGVLTVLNPGLKVYLYFILPVPIWVLTGGYAFISIFFLSTGGGGNIAHMAHLIGLVIGLGYGQYVKQNRNVSAPNQLQFGGGGPGGPGGPGGPGGPGRGRF comes from the coding sequence ATGGCCAAGTGCGACGTGTGTGGGAAGGACGAAAACATGCCGTACAACTGTCGGCACTGCGGCGGCACCTACTGTGCCGACCACCGACTCCCCGAGAATCACGACTGCTCGGGGCTGCAAAACTGGAACGATCCGCAGGGTGTCTTCGACAGCGGTTTCGACGACGGCGTCAATTCGGGCGGGAGCACGTCTCGAGCCTCGAGTCTCGCCGACAAGGTCCCGATCGATACCGGACCGGGCGGGCCGCTGGCGTACTTCCGCGGGAACGCAACCTACACGTTCCTCGCGCTGATGTGGCTCACGTTTATCGCCCAGTTTCTCGTCAGAGCGGTCTTCGGTATCGAAATGGCACAGACCCTCTTCGTTCTTCGGCCCTACTATCCGGAGTACGTCTGGACGTGGGTGACGTCGATCTTCGCCCACGGCGGACTCTATCACATCGCCGGTAACAGTATCGTGATATTCTTCTTCGGCCCGCTCGTCGAGCGCTACGTCGGCTCGAGGAAATTCGCGATCCTCTTCCTCGTCAGCGGTGTGCTCGCCGGACTCGGGCAGATCGGCATTCAGATACTCCAAACGAGTGCGGTCACACCGTTCACACCGGGCGTCGTCGGAGCGAGCGGTGCCGCACTCGCGATTATGGGCGTCCTGACGGTCTTGAATCCCGGCCTCAAGGTGTATCTCTACTTCATTTTGCCCGTCCCGATCTGGGTCCTCACGGGCGGATACGCCTTCATTAGCATCTTCTTCCTCAGCACCGGCGGCGGCGGGAACATCGCACACATGGCCCACCTCATCGGCCTCGTAATCGGCCTCGGCTACGGGCAGTACGTCAAGCAAAACCGCAACGTCAGCGCGCCGAACCAACTCCAGTTCGGCGGTGGCGGGCCCGGTGGCCCGGGCGGTCCGGGCGGCCCCGGCGGTCCCGGACGCGGCCGATTCTGA
- a CDS encoding SDR family oxidoreductase → MATAEDVEGTGDDEPDGTVVEDDRGRETTTGTGDEVTTETSADDRYTRKKSVLITGCSSGIGRATARAFLADDWQVFATARNVDDIAALGEAGCETLELDVTDPEQVARVVEEVVDVAGSIDCVVNNAGYAQMGPLEDVATVDLHRQFDVNVYGPHRLTRAALPHMRAQGEGRIVNVSSVIGRISFPGAGAYAGSKHALEAMSDSLRAEVDEFGIDVVVVEPGPVETEFTNRVDEELPDDERTPAYESLYELYDEAQLVGGGSGGPFASEPDDVAEAILDSATSPDPPARYPVGPIAQYGLYARYLPDRLRDAVYGLLRKLV, encoded by the coding sequence ATGGCCACCGCTGAGGACGTCGAAGGGACAGGCGACGACGAGCCGGACGGCACCGTCGTCGAGGACGATCGCGGTCGCGAGACCACCACCGGGACCGGCGACGAAGTCACCACCGAGACGAGCGCCGACGATCGCTATACGCGCAAGAAGTCGGTGCTCATCACCGGCTGCTCGTCCGGGATCGGCCGCGCGACAGCCCGCGCCTTCCTCGCGGACGACTGGCAGGTCTTCGCGACGGCGCGCAACGTCGACGACATCGCGGCCCTCGGAGAGGCCGGCTGTGAGACCCTCGAGTTAGACGTCACCGACCCCGAGCAGGTCGCGCGGGTCGTCGAGGAGGTCGTCGACGTCGCCGGCTCGATCGATTGCGTCGTCAACAACGCCGGCTACGCCCAGATGGGGCCCCTCGAGGACGTCGCGACGGTCGACCTCCACCGGCAGTTCGACGTCAACGTCTACGGCCCGCACCGGCTCACCCGCGCCGCGCTGCCGCACATGCGAGCACAGGGCGAGGGCCGGATCGTCAACGTCTCGAGCGTGATCGGGCGCATTTCGTTCCCCGGAGCGGGTGCCTACGCCGGGTCGAAACACGCTCTCGAGGCGATGAGCGACTCGCTGCGCGCCGAGGTCGACGAGTTCGGTATCGACGTGGTCGTGGTCGAACCTGGCCCGGTCGAGACGGAGTTCACGAATCGGGTCGACGAGGAACTCCCCGACGACGAGCGAACGCCGGCCTACGAGTCGCTGTACGAACTCTACGACGAGGCCCAACTGGTCGGCGGCGGGAGCGGCGGTCCGTTCGCCTCGGAACCCGACGACGTCGCCGAGGCGATCCTCGACTCCGCGACGAGTCCCGACCCGCCGGCGCGGTACCCCGTCGGCCCGATCGCCCAGTACGGGCTGTACGCTCGCTACCTGCCGGATCGACTGCGCGATGCGGTGTACGGCCTCCTGCGGAAACTGGTCTGA
- a CDS encoding CPBP family intramembrane glutamic endopeptidase, whose amino-acid sequence MARSTPTHIAAVVVAGWIALEFALRRGLVAGAAAVGIEPLVADYLVLAIGLPLIAAALSRYALERGATRKSWGWDRTPRALGLGVLAAVVGMGLMAGASQVDAALFGLGEAGGAIGEGLAAAFEDRPALAILFLVGNGIVAPIAEEQVWRGIVQTNLVDERGAAVGIAVTAILFALKHVIVDLSVIRLTTLLTLGFLFGVVRHRWGTASSAVTHVLLNLVSSASIVAIAFL is encoded by the coding sequence ATGGCTCGATCGACTCCGACTCACATCGCTGCGGTCGTCGTCGCCGGCTGGATCGCCCTCGAGTTCGCGCTTCGGCGCGGCCTCGTCGCCGGTGCCGCTGCGGTCGGCATCGAACCGCTAGTAGCGGACTATCTCGTCCTCGCGATCGGCCTTCCGCTCATCGCGGCGGCCCTCTCTCGGTACGCGCTCGAGCGGGGAGCCACCCGGAAGTCGTGGGGCTGGGACCGGACACCGCGGGCCCTCGGACTGGGCGTCCTCGCTGCGGTCGTCGGGATGGGACTGATGGCCGGGGCCTCGCAGGTCGACGCGGCGCTGTTCGGCCTCGGCGAAGCGGGCGGGGCCATCGGCGAGGGGCTCGCGGCGGCGTTCGAAGACAGGCCTGCGCTCGCGATCCTCTTTCTCGTCGGAAACGGGATCGTCGCCCCGATCGCCGAGGAGCAGGTCTGGCGAGGGATCGTCCAGACGAACCTCGTCGACGAGCGGGGAGCGGCCGTCGGTATCGCGGTAACGGCGATTCTGTTCGCGCTCAAGCACGTGATCGTGGATCTCTCTGTGATCCGTCTCACGACGCTGCTCACGCTCGGCTTCCTCTTCGGTGTCGTTCGCCACCGGTGGGGCACCGCGAGCAGTGCGGTCACGCACGTCCTGCTCAATCTCGTCTCGTCGGCCAGTATCGTCGCGATAGCGTTCCTCTGA
- a CDS encoding DUF7565 family protein, protein MAWECGIDGCGAVFEDVESAVVHQATKHQRRECKVCGTVVPDGYLAIRHAFTEHSRAEYVRAYGASSEAVREREELLEEIESEADMQAIATELKR, encoded by the coding sequence ATGGCCTGGGAATGCGGGATCGACGGCTGTGGTGCAGTCTTCGAGGACGTCGAGTCGGCCGTCGTCCATCAGGCGACGAAACACCAGCGTCGGGAGTGTAAGGTCTGTGGAACCGTCGTTCCCGATGGCTACCTCGCGATTCGACACGCCTTTACCGAACACAGCCGCGCCGAGTACGTCCGCGCCTACGGTGCCAGCTCCGAGGCGGTCAGAGAGCGCGAAGAACTGCTCGAGGAGATCGAATCGGAAGCGGATATGCAAGCGATCGCGACGGAACTGAAGCGGTAG
- a CDS encoding alpha/beta hydrolase, translated as MTTNHHSNSTAENGDSTTPVSRRRLLGSTAATVVASVGLSVASGSVAADTDGIAELDFRDGVPDVTDAPQDETEVVFKIHGYTSSSASVERAATFRETARTVGYDESVTAVTWDDSGLPTTAVQSARDTGQLFAAWLADYTDANPSTTIRILGHSMGGIVQMETLAAIDGEFTVATADGIGSFEASDAPCEDGPFFDAIQASADAVHNYYSTNDGVARLGSGPADCGGWFSDGTTPDNYIDVDVSDSVSDHSAYRAETGCVSAIVDNY; from the coding sequence ATGACGACAAACCACCACTCGAATTCGACCGCAGAGAACGGCGATTCGACAACTCCCGTCTCGAGACGGCGGCTCCTCGGGTCCACGGCGGCGACGGTCGTCGCGAGCGTCGGCCTGAGCGTCGCATCGGGATCGGTCGCGGCCGACACCGACGGAATCGCAGAGCTCGACTTTCGAGACGGCGTCCCCGACGTCACCGACGCGCCGCAGGACGAGACCGAGGTCGTGTTCAAGATTCACGGCTATACGAGTTCGTCGGCGAGCGTCGAGCGGGCCGCGACGTTCCGGGAGACGGCCAGAACAGTCGGCTACGACGAGTCCGTCACGGCGGTCACCTGGGACGACAGCGGTCTCCCGACGACGGCGGTCCAGAGCGCCAGGGATACGGGCCAGCTGTTCGCCGCGTGGCTCGCGGACTACACCGACGCGAACCCGTCGACGACGATCCGGATCCTCGGTCACTCGATGGGTGGGATCGTCCAGATGGAAACGCTCGCGGCCATCGACGGGGAGTTTACCGTCGCGACGGCGGACGGCATCGGATCGTTCGAGGCGTCCGACGCGCCCTGCGAAGACGGCCCCTTCTTCGATGCCATCCAGGCGTCGGCCGACGCGGTCCACAACTACTACTCGACGAACGACGGCGTCGCTAGACTTGGGAGTGGCCCGGCGGACTGCGGCGGCTGGTTCAGCGACGGTACCACGCCGGACAACTACATTGACGTCGACGTGAGCGATTCGGTCTCCGATCACTCCGCTTATAGGGCAGAGACCGGCTGCGTGTCAGCGATCGTCGACAACTATTGA
- a CDS encoding DUF7097 family protein produces MEKTPQGTSVGVDDPYEFAGVCDHLTGEGQCRYALEHYGHDPEFASERAADDYECPVVDPESDWSWADCPHFRSRNRDRECVRCGLEEKRMAHDDERPLLEEHHLSYERDGETLSHEITVYLCRWCHSKVHDSWARITDDAALDPDAIAALEERRGREQSELGFESAAERYDDE; encoded by the coding sequence ATGGAGAAAACGCCACAGGGAACCTCGGTCGGCGTCGACGATCCGTACGAATTCGCGGGGGTCTGCGACCATCTCACAGGCGAGGGCCAGTGTCGATACGCCCTCGAACACTACGGCCACGACCCCGAGTTCGCCAGCGAGCGCGCCGCGGACGACTACGAGTGTCCCGTAGTCGACCCCGAATCGGACTGGTCGTGGGCCGACTGCCCGCACTTCCGGTCGCGCAATCGCGACCGCGAGTGCGTTCGCTGCGGGCTCGAGGAAAAACGAATGGCCCACGACGACGAGCGCCCGCTGCTCGAGGAACACCATCTCTCCTACGAACGCGACGGGGAGACGCTCTCCCACGAGATTACGGTCTACCTCTGTCGGTGGTGCCACTCGAAAGTCCACGACTCGTGGGCGCGGATCACCGACGACGCCGCGCTCGACCCCGACGCGATCGCGGCGCTCGAGGAACGGCGCGGCCGCGAGCAGTCGGAACTGGGGTTCGAGTCGGCGGCCGAGCGATACGACGACGAGTGA
- a CDS encoding DUF5788 family protein has translation MQEYERKQLLERVEREGATVGADIPETITVQGEEIDLQTFVFEIKRRETVPSGERERVEQAKKNLRRERLERLERIEEDSISREEGEELAQSIIGIDRALNALENLGPTDLEREQQVQKAQDRKRWMSFLKKALGQEDDASARRGR, from the coding sequence GTGCAAGAGTACGAGCGCAAGCAACTGCTCGAGCGCGTCGAGCGCGAGGGCGCGACCGTCGGCGCGGACATCCCGGAGACGATCACGGTTCAGGGGGAGGAGATCGACCTCCAGACCTTCGTCTTCGAGATCAAGCGCCGCGAGACGGTCCCGTCCGGCGAACGCGAGCGCGTCGAGCAGGCCAAGAAGAACCTGCGGCGCGAGCGCCTCGAGCGACTCGAGCGGATCGAAGAGGACTCCATTAGCCGCGAGGAGGGCGAGGAACTCGCCCAGAGCATCATCGGCATCGACCGGGCGTTGAACGCCCTCGAGAACCTGGGGCCGACGGACTTAGAGCGCGAACAGCAGGTCCAGAAGGCTCAGGACCGCAAGCGCTGGATGTCCTTCCTGAAGAAGGCGTTGGGCCAGGAGGACGACGCCAGCGCACGGAGGGGGCGCTGA
- a CDS encoding Mut7-C RNAse domain-containing protein, translating to MRILLDVMCGGLVSYLRMCNYDTAYAGDRRLKDDDDLLAVARAEDRTVVTRDVDLAGRADESILLESRDVEDQLAALDAAGLDLTPADDPDFCGRCNGPLEPVDSTASTPEYAPDPSVLEVRRCRDCGQHFWRGSHWDRVAETLSQIRGSTGSRPDET from the coding sequence ATGCGCATCCTCCTCGACGTCATGTGCGGCGGTCTCGTCTCGTATCTCCGGATGTGTAACTACGACACCGCCTACGCGGGCGATCGCAGACTCAAGGACGACGACGATCTCCTCGCCGTCGCGCGGGCCGAGGATCGGACGGTCGTCACTCGAGACGTCGACCTCGCGGGTCGCGCCGACGAGTCGATCCTGCTCGAGTCGCGCGATGTCGAAGACCAACTCGCGGCGCTCGACGCGGCGGGACTCGACCTCACGCCGGCGGACGATCCCGATTTCTGTGGGCGGTGTAACGGCCCGCTCGAACCCGTCGACTCGACGGCGTCGACGCCGGAGTACGCGCCCGATCCGTCGGTACTCGAGGTCCGGCGCTGTCGCGACTGCGGGCAACACTTCTGGCGCGGGAGTCACTGGGATCGTGTCGCCGAGACCCTCTCGCAGATCCGGGGATCGACCGGGAGCCGCCCCGACGAGACGTAA
- a CDS encoding endonuclease V, which translates to MHDPRPDLAPDAGLSREEMEALQREIAAAAVFEDDFSFDPDALSNPLASTVGGDEPPVVVGIDQSFLTNEDGDQDRALSAVVAMRGGEVIERVHAVTSLEIPYIPGLLSFREGAPILAALEELSVDPDLFLFDGSGRIHFRQAGIATHMGVVRDVPSIGVAKSLLCGTPREDTADLPEGTTVAIESNSRVDAPDGTLLGYAVQTRQYDSPDRYINPLYVSPGHRVGPETAADVALDLASSYKLPEPVRLADKYADEAKKGLDK; encoded by the coding sequence ATGCACGACCCTCGCCCCGACCTCGCACCCGACGCCGGCCTCTCGCGCGAGGAGATGGAAGCCCTCCAGCGCGAGATCGCCGCCGCCGCCGTCTTCGAGGACGACTTCTCGTTCGATCCCGACGCCCTCTCGAACCCGCTCGCGTCGACTGTGGGCGGCGACGAACCGCCGGTCGTCGTCGGGATCGATCAGTCGTTTCTCACGAACGAGGACGGCGACCAGGACCGCGCTCTGAGCGCCGTCGTCGCGATGCGCGGCGGCGAGGTGATCGAGCGCGTCCACGCGGTGACGTCCCTGGAGATTCCCTACATCCCCGGTCTCCTCTCCTTTCGCGAAGGGGCACCGATCCTCGCGGCGCTCGAGGAACTGTCCGTCGACCCCGATCTGTTCCTGTTCGACGGCAGCGGCCGCATTCACTTCCGGCAGGCCGGTATCGCGACCCACATGGGCGTCGTCCGAGACGTGCCGAGCATCGGCGTCGCCAAGAGCTTGCTCTGTGGCACGCCGCGCGAGGACACGGCCGACCTCCCGGAGGGAACGACGGTCGCCATCGAATCGAACTCGAGGGTCGACGCGCCCGACGGGACCCTGCTCGGCTACGCCGTCCAGACCCGACAGTACGACTCGCCCGACCGGTACATCAATCCGCTCTACGTCAGTCCCGGCCATCGGGTCGGTCCCGAAACGGCGGCAGACGTCGCGCTCGACCTCGCCTCGTCGTACAAACTCCCAGAGCCGGTTCGATTGGCGGACAAATACGCAGATGAAGCGAAAAAGGGCCTCGACAAATAG
- a CDS encoding PHP-associated domain-containing protein, giving the protein MTFRIDCHVKVLDETVVERAKRAGLDAIVYAPHFTRLPEIRDRAAAYSDEDLLVVPGREVFTGTWRDRKHVLAIGLEAPVPDFIPLEAAMAEFDRQDAIVLVPHPEFANVSLSEADLRTYAETIDAIEIFNPRHFPWNNRRARELVDELSIPPFTSSYAHVRRSVGVAHTAFDAAIETEADVVTALEDGFARRVVYDDSLERWATTATELGHLVYENTWKKVDRLFLSGTEPTHPHHIAYDGRFDDVAVY; this is encoded by the coding sequence GTGACGTTCCGAATCGACTGTCACGTGAAGGTGCTGGACGAGACGGTCGTCGAACGGGCCAAACGGGCCGGCCTCGACGCGATCGTCTACGCGCCTCACTTCACCCGCCTCCCGGAGATCCGCGATCGAGCGGCGGCTTACTCCGACGAGGACCTGCTGGTGGTCCCCGGGCGCGAGGTGTTTACCGGCACGTGGCGAGACCGCAAGCACGTCCTCGCGATCGGCCTCGAAGCGCCCGTTCCCGACTTCATCCCGCTCGAGGCGGCGATGGCCGAGTTCGACCGGCAGGACGCGATCGTCCTCGTCCCGCATCCGGAGTTCGCGAACGTGAGTCTCTCTGAGGCGGATCTGCGGACGTACGCCGAGACGATCGACGCCATCGAAATTTTCAACCCGCGACACTTTCCGTGGAACAACCGTCGCGCGCGAGAACTCGTCGACGAGCTCTCGATACCGCCGTTCACCTCGTCGTACGCCCACGTTCGGCGGTCCGTCGGCGTCGCCCACACCGCGTTCGATGCGGCCATCGAGACCGAGGCGGACGTCGTGACCGCGCTCGAGGACGGGTTCGCTCGCCGCGTCGTCTACGACGACAGTCTCGAGCGGTGGGCCACGACGGCGACGGAACTCGGCCACCTCGTCTACGAGAACACGTGGAAGAAGGTCGATCGCCTCTTCCTCTCGGGGACGGAGCCGACCCATCCACACCACATCGCCTACGACGGTCGGTTCGACGACGTCGCCGTCTACTGA
- a CDS encoding TIGR03557 family F420-dependent LLM class oxidoreductase: protein MAEIGYKLICEEHGPNDLVEYARLADDSAFEFAMISDHYHPWTASQGESPMVWNVIGAIAQATDDLRLGTGITCPIIRVHPAIVAQAAATAAAMLPGRFFLGVGAGEQLNEHVTGHRWPEHEVRLEMLAEAIEIIRTLWAGETTSYHGEYYTVENARLFTLPDERPPIPIAADGPRAARFAAERGDGLVGVSPESDLLETFADAGGEGPRYGEVTVCYDEDADAAVERAHEIWPIEGLPGELMWELPTPAHFEQATRTVTEDEIEELIVCGDDADDHVAAIEEYVDAGYDRVVVHQIGSNQAEFVELYEESVLPSF, encoded by the coding sequence ATGGCCGAAATCGGCTACAAGCTCATCTGCGAGGAGCACGGCCCGAACGATCTCGTCGAGTACGCCCGACTCGCCGACGACTCGGCGTTCGAGTTCGCGATGATCTCCGATCACTACCACCCCTGGACCGCGAGTCAGGGCGAGTCCCCGATGGTCTGGAACGTGATCGGCGCGATCGCGCAGGCGACCGACGACCTGCGATTGGGGACCGGGATCACCTGCCCGATCATCCGCGTGCATCCGGCGATCGTCGCGCAGGCGGCCGCGACGGCCGCGGCGATGCTCCCCGGTCGGTTCTTCCTCGGCGTCGGTGCCGGCGAACAGTTGAACGAGCACGTCACGGGGCATCGGTGGCCGGAACACGAGGTTCGACTCGAGATGCTCGCCGAGGCCATCGAGATAATCCGGACCCTCTGGGCGGGCGAGACGACGAGCTATCACGGCGAGTACTACACCGTCGAGAACGCGCGACTGTTCACGCTCCCCGACGAACGCCCGCCGATCCCGATCGCCGCGGACGGGCCGAGAGCGGCCCGATTCGCGGCCGAGCGCGGCGACGGCCTCGTCGGCGTCAGTCCCGAGTCGGACCTGCTCGAGACCTTCGCGGACGCGGGCGGCGAGGGTCCCCGATACGGCGAGGTAACAGTGTGCTACGACGAAGACGCGGACGCGGCGGTCGAGCGCGCACACGAGATCTGGCCCATCGAGGGGCTACCGGGCGAACTGATGTGGGAGCTGCCGACGCCGGCCCACTTCGAGCAGGCCACGCGGACGGTGACCGAGGACGAGATCGAGGAGCTGATCGTCTGCGGTGACGATGCCGACGACCACGTCGCCGCGATCGAGGAATACGTCGACGCGGGATACGACCGCGTGGTCGTCCACCAGATCGGCTCGAACCAGGCCGAGTTCGTCGAGTTATACGAAGAATCGGTGTTACCGTCGTTCTAA
- a CDS encoding protein translocase SEC61 complex subunit gamma yields the protein MDVPYDLTSYVRVLKMATTPTTEEFLQVSKIAGAGIILVGIIGFLIATIMLLLPGGGV from the coding sequence ATGGACGTTCCGTACGACCTCACCTCGTACGTTCGGGTGCTGAAGATGGCGACGACGCCCACTACTGAGGAGTTCCTTCAGGTATCGAAAATTGCCGGTGCAGGAATCATTCTGGTCGGTATCATTGGATTCCTCATCGCGACGATCATGCTGCTCCTGCCCGGTGGTGGCGTCTAA
- a CDS encoding transcription elongation factor Spt5, giving the protein MGIFAVKTTASQERTVADMIINREESEIHAALAPDSLTSYVMVEAEGNAVLNRVLEDIPHARSIVPGESDISEVEHFLSPKPDVEGIAEGDIVELIAGPFKGEKAQVQRIDEGKDQVTVELYEATVPIPVTVRGDQIRVLDSDER; this is encoded by the coding sequence ATGGGAATCTTCGCTGTCAAAACGACGGCGAGCCAGGAACGCACCGTCGCGGATATGATCATCAACCGCGAGGAGTCGGAAATTCACGCCGCGCTCGCGCCCGACTCGCTGACCTCCTACGTGATGGTCGAAGCCGAAGGCAACGCGGTCCTCAATCGCGTCCTCGAGGACATTCCGCACGCGCGGAGTATCGTCCCCGGCGAGTCCGACATCTCGGAGGTCGAGCACTTCCTCTCGCCGAAACCGGACGTCGAAGGGATTGCCGAGGGTGACATCGTCGAACTCATCGCCGGCCCGTTCAAGGGCGAGAAAGCACAGGTCCAGCGCATCGACGAAGGCAAGGATCAGGTGACGGTCGAACTATACGAGGCGACGGTCCCGATTCCCGTGACGGTGCGGGGCGACCAGATTCGCGTGCTCGATAGCGACGAACGGTAG
- the polX gene encoding DNA polymerase/3'-5' exonuclease PolX — translation MATNAEIAARFEEFADLLEADDVEYKPRAYRRAAENIRSHPSPLADQIAAGDREAVENIDGVGDAISSKIIEYVETGEIDELEDLRAELPIDIADITRIEGVGPKTAGKLYRELGVQTLDDLEDAAEAGEVQDVKGFGPKTEQNILENLEFARTIGQRQLLGEARPLADDVLDFLESLDDVERCEVAGSIRRWRETIGDVDVLAATEAGEDVIERFVAWESADDEIESGPEKASIRVGEIRVDLRVVVPDEFGSALQYFTGSKDHNVSLRNYAIDRGMKLNEYGAFDVSDVDDAEAGQRVGERVAGETEAGMYDALGLPWIPPELREDRGEIDAAESGDLPDLVTREDVRGDLHSHTEWSDGNTPIEAMVEAAEARGYDFFGIADHAEGPGIVGGMGLSDTEILDQVEEIRAVGDDAEIEVFAGIEANVDAEGEIDLSEEVIEALDVIVASTHSALDQDAETATERLVHAIENPAIDVLGHPSGRMLNERSGLDFDATALGEAAAEHGTALEVNSNPRRLDLWGSAVQAALEEGAPIAINTDSHQPSTLEYMRWGVHTARRGWAEPDDVINTWELDVLREFLH, via the coding sequence ATGGCGACCAACGCCGAAATCGCCGCCCGGTTCGAGGAGTTCGCGGATCTGCTCGAGGCCGACGACGTCGAGTACAAGCCTCGCGCGTACCGGCGGGCGGCCGAGAACATCCGCTCGCATCCGTCGCCGCTCGCCGACCAGATCGCGGCCGGCGACCGCGAGGCCGTCGAGAACATCGACGGCGTCGGCGACGCCATCTCCTCGAAGATCATCGAGTACGTCGAGACCGGCGAGATCGACGAACTCGAGGACCTCCGCGCCGAGCTGCCGATCGACATCGCCGACATCACTCGCATCGAGGGCGTCGGCCCCAAGACCGCGGGGAAGCTCTATCGCGAACTCGGGGTCCAGACGTTGGACGACCTCGAGGACGCCGCCGAGGCCGGCGAGGTACAGGACGTGAAGGGATTCGGCCCGAAGACCGAGCAGAACATCCTCGAGAACCTCGAGTTCGCCCGCACGATCGGGCAGCGCCAGTTGCTCGGCGAGGCGCGACCGCTCGCGGACGACGTGCTCGACTTTCTCGAGTCGCTCGACGACGTCGAACGCTGTGAGGTCGCGGGCTCGATCCGGCGCTGGCGAGAGACGATCGGCGACGTGGACGTCCTCGCGGCGACCGAGGCCGGCGAGGACGTCATCGAGCGGTTCGTCGCATGGGAGTCGGCCGACGACGAGATCGAGTCCGGCCCCGAGAAGGCCAGCATCCGCGTCGGCGAGATTCGCGTCGATCTGCGGGTGGTCGTCCCCGATGAGTTCGGCTCCGCGCTCCAGTACTTCACTGGGAGTAAGGACCACAACGTCAGCCTGCGCAACTACGCGATCGATCGCGGCATGAAGTTGAACGAGTACGGTGCCTTCGACGTTTCGGACGTCGATGACGCCGAGGCGGGACAGCGCGTCGGCGAGCGGGTCGCCGGCGAGACCGAGGCGGGAATGTACGACGCGCTCGGGCTGCCGTGGATTCCGCCGGAGCTCCGCGAGGACCGCGGCGAGATCGACGCCGCCGAGAGCGGCGACCTCCCCGACCTAGTCACGCGCGAGGACGTCCGCGGCGACCTGCACAGCCACACCGAGTGGTCCGACGGCAACACCCCCATCGAGGCGATGGTCGAGGCCGCCGAGGCGCGGGGCTACGATTTCTTCGGGATCGCCGACCACGCCGAGGGCCCCGGCATCGTCGGCGGGATGGGTCTCTCCGATACCGAAATTCTCGACCAGGTCGAGGAGATTCGCGCGGTCGGCGACGACGCGGAGATCGAAGTCTTCGCGGGAATCGAGGCCAACGTCGACGCCGAGGGCGAAATCGACCTCTCCGAAGAGGTGATCGAGGCCCTGGACGTGATCGTCGCCTCGACGCACAGCGCGCTCGATCAGGACGCGGAGACCGCCACGGAGCGACTCGTCCACGCCATCGAGAACCCGGCGATCGACGTGCTGGGCCACCCCAGCGGCCGTATGCTCAACGAGCGCTCCGGGCTCGACTTCGACGCGACCGCGCTCGGCGAAGCCGCCGCCGAACACGGTACCGCCCTCGAGGTCAACAGCAACCCTCGCCGACTCGACCTCTGGGGCAGCGCCGTCCAGGCCGCCCTCGAGGAGGGCGCGCCGATCGCGATCAACACCGACTCTCACCAGCCCTCGACGCTCGAGTACATGCGCTGGGGCGTCCACACGGCGCGTCGCGGCTGGGCCGAACCGGACGACGTGATCAACACCTGGGAGCTCGACGTCCTCCGCGAGTTCCTCCACTGA